The following proteins are encoded in a genomic region of Amphiura filiformis chromosome 11, Afil_fr2py, whole genome shotgun sequence:
- the LOC140163697 gene encoding uncharacterized protein, whose amino-acid sequence MEDYIYVGKALGIQTYDVDQIAENSKGREESPTVNIIKRWRKDKKRKMTIGMLQYVLTRLSLVAKMDSVKAIEEVLEANTSKSETNCEKCVIEMNISEYLLQWRLVLRRRWDLIETDMDPNMLTSSLLYLPPKDCLIFEGTGATDVQQRIKNANTLLLFLLWRDGRLPR is encoded by the exons ATGGAAGACTACATATATGTAGGCAAAGCATTGGGTATCCAAACGTACGACGTGGATCAAATTGCAGAGAACAGCAAAGGACGAGAAGAATCACCAACTGTTAACATTATCAAGAGGTGGAGAAAGGACAAGAAAAGGAAGATGACGATTGGAATGCTCCAATATGTCTTAACTCGACTCAGTCTTGTAGCCAAAATGGATTCTGTCAAGGCCATTGAAGAGGTGCTGGAGGCGAATACAAGCAAG TCTGAAACCAATTGTGAGAAGTGTGTAATTGAAATGA ATATCTCTGAATACCTACTGCAATGGCGACTCGTGTTGAGGCGTCGATGGGATCTGATCGAAACCGACATGGATCCTAACATGCTGACTTCCAGTCTTCTATACCTACCTCCAAAAGACTGCCTAATCTTTGAAGGAACAGGTGCTACAGACGTCCAACAACGCATCAAGAATGCCAATACGCTTCTGCTCTTTCTgttgtggcgggacggccgattgccaAGATGA